A window from Flavobacterium gyeonganense encodes these proteins:
- a CDS encoding phytase, whose amino-acid sequence MKNKSIIAFLLLALSFTACKDDKLAPVAPNAVKPTAVTEALPHDTDDPSIWIHPTDATKSIIVGTDKDTDGGLYAFDLNGKILKKSIPLKRPNNVDIAYGLVVDGKKVDIAVTTERESNKIRIFSLPDLEPIDNGGISVFEGEEQRDPMGISLYTRPTDGKVFAIVGRKSGPSGSYLWQYELFGNGKFADGKVVRKFGTYSGKKEIEAIAVDNELGSVYYCDEQVGIRKYKADPALNDNKELAFFGQKDFKADHEGIAIYKKTDSTGYILVSNQQANTFMVYPREGVNGNPNSYKLLAEVPTSTIECDGADVTSINLGGPYKNGLFVAMSNGMTFHYYAWDLIQKRIDESRK is encoded by the coding sequence ATGAAGAATAAATCTATAATTGCCTTTTTACTTTTAGCCCTTTCATTTACGGCTTGTAAAGATGATAAACTGGCTCCGGTTGCACCAAATGCGGTAAAACCAACAGCTGTTACAGAAGCTTTGCCTCACGATACTGACGATCCTTCGATCTGGATTCACCCAACAGATGCTACAAAAAGTATTATTGTGGGAACTGATAAAGATACAGACGGTGGTTTGTATGCTTTTGATTTAAACGGAAAAATCCTAAAAAAGTCTATTCCTTTAAAACGTCCAAACAATGTTGATATTGCTTACGGATTGGTTGTTGATGGAAAAAAAGTTGATATCGCAGTAACTACAGAACGAGAAAGCAACAAAATCAGAATCTTCAGCCTGCCTGACTTAGAACCAATTGACAACGGAGGCATTTCAGTTTTTGAAGGAGAAGAACAACGCGATCCAATGGGAATTTCTTTATACACACGCCCAACAGACGGTAAAGTATTTGCTATTGTGGGAAGAAAATCAGGTCCTTCAGGAAGCTATTTATGGCAGTACGAACTTTTTGGAAACGGAAAGTTTGCTGATGGAAAAGTAGTGCGTAAATTTGGAACTTACAGCGGTAAAAAAGAAATCGAAGCCATTGCTGTTGATAATGAATTAGGCTCAGTTTACTATTGTGACGAGCAGGTAGGAATCAGAAAATACAAGGCAGATCCTGCTCTAAACGATAATAAAGAATTAGCATTCTTTGGGCAAAAAGATTTCAAAGCCGATCACGAAGGAATTGCCATTTACAAAAAAACAGATTCTACCGGATATATTTTAGTATCAAACCAACAGGCAAATACTTTCATGGTGTATCCAAGAGAAGGAGTTAACGGAAATCCAAATAGTTATAAATTATTGGCAGAAGTTCCAACTTCTACAATCGAATGTGATGGCGCCGATGTAACCAGCATTAACTTAGGCGGACCCTATAAAAACGGACTTTTTGTAGCGATGAGTAACGGAATGACTTTTCATTATTATGCCTGGGATTTGATCCAGAAACGTATTGATGAGTCTAGAAAATAA